The Candidatus Alcyoniella australis genome includes the window CTCCACGACCCAGCCCAAGGGGTAGGCCGCGCCGGTCAGCGGGCTGGTCCAGACCCCCTCGCCGCCGGTTTGCAGGGTGAAATCGCGGTCCGGTAAAAGCTCCTGCGGCGTTCCCTCGCGGTCCACGAACGTGCCCTTGCTCCCCTCGAGCCCTTGCCCGTCGATGGAGCGCACCTGGTAGATCATCAGCTCGGCGCCGTCCAGGGGATTGGGCTGATCGGCAGCAGCCTGCTCCTCCGCCGAATCGAACTGGATCGAGAGCCAGTCCCAGCCCGCGGCGAGCTGCGAGGGCGAGCCCGAGGCGTACTCGTGGTCGTGCCAGGCTAGGCCCGTGACCGGACGCGGCTCGCCCTTGACGCTCAGCGTGCCCGTTGCGGCCAGCCGCGTATAGGAGATGTAGTTGGAGTTTACGCCGTTGGGCTGTTTGCGCATCAGCCCGTTATCGCCGTGCAGCACCGCGGGCTTGAGCGGCAGCAGCTCGAGGTCCAGGGCGTAGGGGCCGTTGTCCGCGCGGATGTGCAGCCGCAACTCGTCGTTCTGGTCGAACTCGGCCTGGGCAAACCAGTCGTAGGTCCAGACGCGCATCGCCTCGGTCAGCGCGCCCACGTCGGAACTCGAGTTCTCCGCGTTGAGCGCGGCCAATGTGTGCTCGCCGCTGTGCTTGTCGACAACCGCGAACTGCGCCACCGTGGCGTGGGTCTTGTAGATCCACCACAGCGGCACGTGGTTGTACCACACGCCCAGGGTGCGAATGCGGAAGAACACCAGCTCGAAGCCGTACTCGCCCCCCTGATCGTCGTTGAGGTGGCCGGTGAAATACCACCACTCGGTTTTGTACTCCGGGTGCGCCGCCAGATCGCGCGGCAGTTGCACCGGGTGATCCTCGGGATAGGCGTACTCCACGTCCTCCGTGGTGATCAGCAGGCCGCGGTCGGCCCAGCCGTAGATTATGCCGACCAGCGCCAGGCCGATCAGCGTCACCAGCAGCACGCCCAGGGTCTTGAACAGAATCCTCAACAGTCTGCGCATCGAACTTGTATCCTTACGTTGCAGTTTCTCGTCCGCCGGCCGATTTTGGCCGAGGAGCCGACCGTGGTCAAACCATGTTGACCAACTCTTTCGCCGCCTGAAGCGGCGCGCGATAACTCAGGCGCGGTTTTGCAATAACTCTGAAGCACGTTTTGTTGGACTATCTACAACGCCGTTGGTAAAGCGGGCTGGGTGTCTCAGCTTCTGCGGGCGAGCTTGGTGGCTAAGATCGAGATCAGGCCGCCGAGCATCACGTAGCCCACGATCACCTCGGCCAT containing:
- a CDS encoding lipocalin-like domain-containing protein, with translation MRRLLRILFKTLGVLLVTLIGLALVGIIYGWADRGLLITTEDVEYAYPEDHPVQLPRDLAAHPEYKTEWWYFTGHLNDDQGGEYGFELVFFRIRTLGVWYNHVPLWWIYKTHATVAQFAVVDKHSGEHTLAALNAENSSSDVGALTEAMRVWTYDWFAQAEFDQNDELRLHIRADNGPYALDLELLPLKPAVLHGDNGLMRKQPNGVNSNYISYTRLAATGTLSVKGEPRPVTGLAWHDHEYASGSPSQLAAGWDWLSIQFDSAEEQAAADQPNPLDGAELMIYQVRSIDGQGLEGSKGTFVDREGTPQELLPDRDFTLQTGGEGVWTSPLTGAAYPLGWVVELPTRGWTVEVSPVAREQEVPGPLIDVNYWEGACTVTAHTPQGSITGMAYVELCGYDERVDKF